In Bacteriovorax stolpii, a single genomic region encodes these proteins:
- a CDS encoding phosphoenolpyruvate synthase, which yields MKPHNLYIVSKDSTHHFAKKESGGKGHNLYLLSKNDIKVPKFVTLPPAFFEEFKKQSGIEDYLNTILEDKHLSMQEVSEKIKHKIVETNMPLVIFEEIARAYEELERDLISVRSSAHDEDSALHSFAGQLSSFLYISDLDMTIHSIKECWASAYSERSLAYRTINKLDILNIKVSVILQEMIDPDISGVLFTCNPINGKNDQIVINSVYGVGEGLVSGLLDADTYTIMKKDGSVSEKNIVEKTKKLIRDEKEQRCLEVAVSLNEQNAESLSASDLKALHQIALKIEDFYGRPQDVEWAIKDGELFILQSRPVTTGIENSRGILYMWDNSNIVESYGGLTMPLTFGFAHYVYHQVYVQFCEILLVPQSRIKEMDYFLKNMLGLFYGRVYYNLLNWYKLTSILPGYKYNRAFMETMMGTNEALQDEIAERVKPPEFHHGPLAKVRSALTGLKFFYFHLNIQNVVDDFLTEFHIVYNKFRVIDYSRLPADKIYEHYQALEREMLWKWHAPIINDFLCMVHYGLFKKFTSKWLGHLGDSFHNDLLAGNGNLESAEPTKRLIVMSGYVSKKPKLRELILSTPNEMCLEAINQSEFQEFYFMVLEYIDKYGFRCMSEMKLEQKDLHQEPGLFFVFLKNLINCGQTDLHEYEKREKEIRENAEALLDKNISGVKKVIYKWSLKHARKAVMNRENTRFCRTRIYGVVRAMFYAIGEDFTKSNIIDKKDDIFFLSLDELKGALEGTNSIQNLRKVIDVRKSEYELYKNLEPAARFATRGPVYWNNQHMPKEEEVVFDESTLGPNQMRGIPCSPGIIEGVVKVIIDTNDDMTLNGEILVTERTDPGWIPLYPSLSALLVERGGLLSHSAIVAREMGLPTIVGIKGLTKKLKSGMKIRINGETGIIDILEE from the coding sequence ATGAAACCACACAACCTCTACATCGTCTCTAAAGACAGTACTCACCACTTTGCTAAAAAAGAATCAGGTGGAAAAGGGCACAATCTCTATTTATTAAGTAAAAACGACATCAAGGTTCCAAAGTTTGTCACTCTTCCTCCGGCCTTTTTTGAAGAGTTCAAAAAACAAAGTGGAATTGAAGACTACCTCAACACGATTCTGGAAGATAAGCACCTTTCGATGCAGGAAGTGTCAGAGAAAATCAAACACAAAATTGTTGAAACCAATATGCCACTGGTGATCTTTGAAGAAATCGCCAGGGCCTATGAAGAGCTTGAAAGAGACCTAATCTCAGTTCGCTCAAGTGCTCACGACGAAGACAGTGCTCTTCACTCGTTTGCCGGCCAGCTTTCAAGTTTTCTTTATATCTCTGATCTCGATATGACGATTCATTCAATTAAAGAATGCTGGGCCTCTGCTTACTCTGAGAGATCACTGGCCTATAGAACGATTAATAAGCTGGATATTTTAAACATCAAAGTTTCAGTTATCTTGCAAGAGATGATTGACCCGGATATCAGCGGGGTTCTTTTTACTTGTAACCCCATCAATGGAAAAAACGATCAGATCGTTATCAACTCAGTTTACGGTGTTGGTGAAGGACTTGTTTCAGGACTTTTAGATGCTGACACTTACACCATCATGAAAAAAGATGGATCAGTAAGCGAAAAAAACATCGTTGAAAAAACTAAAAAACTCATCCGCGACGAAAAAGAACAAAGGTGTTTGGAAGTAGCGGTTTCATTAAATGAACAAAATGCTGAATCACTGAGTGCTTCTGACCTAAAAGCGCTTCATCAAATCGCTCTTAAAATTGAAGATTTCTACGGAAGGCCTCAAGACGTGGAATGGGCCATTAAAGACGGAGAGCTCTTTATTCTTCAGTCTCGCCCGGTCACGACGGGAATTGAAAACAGCCGCGGGATTTTATACATGTGGGATAACTCCAACATTGTAGAGAGTTATGGAGGATTAACAATGCCTCTGACTTTCGGTTTCGCCCATTACGTCTACCACCAGGTTTACGTTCAATTCTGCGAGATCCTTCTCGTCCCTCAGTCTCGCATTAAAGAAATGGATTACTTCCTTAAAAACATGCTGGGACTCTTTTACGGGCGTGTTTATTACAACCTCTTAAACTGGTACAAACTAACAAGTATTCTTCCAGGCTACAAATACAACCGCGCTTTCATGGAAACCATGATGGGGACAAATGAGGCCCTACAAGATGAAATCGCTGAGCGTGTAAAACCACCTGAATTTCACCATGGCCCATTAGCGAAGGTAAGATCAGCGCTTACTGGCTTAAAATTTTTCTATTTCCATTTAAATATCCAAAACGTTGTTGATGACTTTTTAACTGAGTTTCATATTGTTTATAACAAGTTCAGAGTGATTGATTACTCTCGCCTTCCAGCTGACAAAATCTATGAGCACTACCAGGCCCTGGAGCGCGAGATGCTTTGGAAGTGGCATGCACCAATCATTAACGACTTCTTATGTATGGTTCACTACGGTCTCTTTAAAAAGTTCACCAGCAAATGGCTGGGACACTTAGGGGATTCTTTCCACAATGATCTTCTTGCAGGAAATGGGAATCTTGAATCCGCAGAACCTACAAAACGTCTCATCGTGATGTCAGGTTATGTTTCAAAAAAACCAAAATTAAGAGAGTTAATTCTTTCAACTCCAAATGAGATGTGCCTTGAGGCCATCAATCAGTCGGAGTTCCAGGAATTTTATTTTATGGTTTTAGAGTACATTGATAAATACGGCTTCCGTTGTATGAGTGAAATGAAACTTGAACAAAAAGACCTTCACCAGGAACCGGGGCTCTTTTTTGTTTTCTTAAAAAACTTAATCAACTGCGGGCAAACGGACCTGCACGAGTATGAAAAGCGCGAAAAAGAAATCAGAGAAAATGCTGAAGCACTTTTAGATAAAAACATTTCTGGTGTGAAAAAAGTCATCTACAAGTGGTCTCTAAAACACGCCCGCAAAGCTGTAATGAACAGAGAAAATACACGTTTTTGCCGTACGAGAATTTACGGAGTCGTCCGCGCCATGTTCTACGCTATTGGTGAAGACTTCACAAAGAGCAACATCATCGACAAAAAAGACGATATCTTCTTCTTATCCCTTGATGAACTCAAAGGTGCACTGGAAGGAACAAACAGCATCCAGAATTTAAGAAAAGTTATTGATGTCAGAAAATCAGAATACGAGCTCTATAAAAATCTCGAACCCGCTGCTCGATTTGCCACTCGAGGCCCTGTGTACTGGAATAACCAACACATGCCAAAAGAAGAGGAAGTGGTCTTTGATGAATCGACACTTGGGCCAAATCAAATGCGTGGTATCCCTTGTTCACCTGGAATCATCGAAGGTGTCGTTAAAGTCATTATCGATACAAACGACGACATGACATTAAATGGAGAAATCCTGGTCACAGAAAGAACTGACCCGGGCTGGATTCCGCTTTATCCTTCCCTTTCAGCACTTTTAGTTGAACGTGGAGGGCTTTTGTCTCACTCGGCGATTGTCGCCCGTGAAATGGGGCTTCCAACGATTGTAGGAATCAAAGGGCTGACCAAAAAATTAAAAAGCGGGATGAAGATCAGGATTAACGGAGAAACCGGGATTATTGATATCCTGGAGGAATAA
- a CDS encoding manganese transporter permease has translation MAKAGAWWQFTKERFEPASHLSMIVVFIFAHILVVNATESIFATSLNDFVMLIGVVAFYFKLRLYDEVKDYELDVVINKTRPLPRGLLNHKDMYTGMVVCILVEITTFASMGINSLVSMIVAILYSLLMYKEFFIREKIRPYLTTYALTHTVVTVLLSFAIFSFLSTESLLKLITNTTLVSFAMANWLLFNIFEFGRKTFASSEERPSVDTYSSLFGRTGAVVLVVSQAVIAHFLTLSLRGANHAFSLWTSGILLLTLGVLSFRYIMTDSPVAARHYRLFSSVYIILFYVLLIFSHIIP, from the coding sequence ATGGCAAAAGCAGGGGCCTGGTGGCAGTTTACCAAAGAGCGTTTTGAACCAGCATCTCATTTGAGCATGATTGTAGTTTTTATTTTTGCTCACATTCTGGTGGTCAATGCAACTGAGTCTATCTTTGCGACGTCTTTAAATGATTTTGTTATGCTCATTGGAGTTGTGGCCTTTTATTTTAAGCTGCGTCTTTATGATGAAGTCAAAGACTATGAGCTGGACGTAGTGATTAATAAAACTCGCCCACTTCCTCGCGGTCTGCTAAATCACAAAGATATGTACACCGGGATGGTTGTTTGTATTCTGGTTGAAATCACCACATTTGCCTCAATGGGGATCAATTCACTTGTCAGTATGATCGTGGCGATCCTTTATTCACTACTTATGTATAAAGAATTTTTTATCCGCGAAAAAATCAGACCGTATCTCACGACGTATGCCTTAACTCACACTGTGGTGACGGTACTTTTAAGTTTTGCCATTTTTAGTTTCCTAAGCACTGAGAGCTTATTAAAACTTATCACCAACACGACTCTCGTTTCATTTGCCATGGCCAACTGGCTTCTTTTTAATATTTTTGAATTTGGCAGAAAGACTTTCGCGAGCTCCGAAGAGCGCCCAAGTGTCGACACTTACTCCAGCCTTTTTGGAAGAACTGGCGCGGTGGTCCTGGTGGTCTCACAAGCGGTGATCGCTCACTTTCTGACCCTTTCACTAAGAGGCGCGAATCATGCCTTTTCACTTTGGACTTCAGGAATCCTGCTTTTAACTTTAGGAGTCCTCTCTTTTAGATACATCATGACTGACAGTCCAGTGGCGGCCAGACACTACCGCCTCTTTAGTTCAGTCTATATTATTTTATTTTATGTATTATTAATTTTTTCTCACATTATTCCATAG
- a CDS encoding S8 family serine peptidase, with protein sequence MKKSLLLGLGLALTVGSANAASIAIVDSGNDFKHKDLEAKAWVNPIEIPGNDRDEDKNGYPDDINGWNFAEANNQLIDYSYEWSDTADVRRFFDVQLKSFLGTLTKEDRDWANAKLKEEKFIKDITVFGNWMHGTHVTGIAAKFSQDAKMIGAKLIPTEVKLPGQKSNSVTITTGDKKEEISLADKGGVKDFLVKQALGALAKQQSAVYGEIGGYLNGVKADVMNGSFGTGYDQIGGVIAQLYESIFKKAPTEAELKTYTDYFFEVAVKESKIFLTSAPKTLFIFAAGNDGSDNDLKPTTPTNVVGENKISVAATLGDQALASFSNYGVKNVEVAAPGVGILSTSPMNKYIHVSGTSQAAPYVAGIAGAVKDANPSLDFRGIKKIILETVDVKSWLKGKVSTSGLVNADRAVRAAILSRSMDLTKAIAQSKLDVLPKSEGEKSVNAYYQVPKNWVQPLPSSIILK encoded by the coding sequence ATGAAGAAATCTCTTTTATTAGGCCTTGGACTGGCATTGACTGTAGGATCTGCAAACGCAGCTAGTATCGCAATCGTCGATTCAGGAAACGATTTTAAACACAAAGACCTTGAAGCTAAAGCATGGGTTAACCCAATCGAAATCCCGGGCAACGACCGCGATGAAGATAAAAACGGATACCCGGACGACATCAACGGATGGAACTTTGCTGAAGCAAACAACCAACTGATCGATTACTCTTACGAGTGGTCAGACACAGCTGACGTCAGAAGATTCTTCGATGTTCAACTAAAGTCTTTCCTTGGGACTCTGACAAAAGAAGACAGAGACTGGGCAAACGCAAAACTTAAAGAAGAAAAATTCATTAAGGACATCACAGTTTTCGGTAACTGGATGCACGGAACTCACGTAACTGGTATTGCAGCGAAATTCTCTCAAGACGCTAAGATGATCGGTGCTAAACTTATCCCAACAGAAGTAAAACTTCCGGGGCAAAAGTCAAACAGCGTGACAATTACAACTGGTGATAAAAAAGAAGAAATCTCTCTTGCTGATAAAGGCGGAGTTAAAGATTTCCTGGTTAAGCAGGCCCTTGGTGCTCTGGCAAAACAACAGTCAGCTGTTTACGGAGAAATCGGTGGATACTTAAATGGTGTTAAAGCTGACGTTATGAACGGATCATTCGGAACTGGTTATGACCAAATCGGTGGAGTGATTGCTCAACTTTATGAGTCGATCTTTAAAAAAGCTCCAACTGAAGCTGAACTAAAAACATACACAGACTACTTCTTTGAAGTGGCAGTTAAGGAATCAAAAATCTTCTTAACATCAGCTCCAAAAACTCTTTTCATCTTTGCTGCTGGTAACGATGGATCAGACAACGATCTTAAGCCAACAACTCCAACAAACGTTGTAGGGGAAAATAAGATCTCTGTTGCCGCTACATTAGGTGACCAGGCCCTTGCAAGCTTCTCTAACTACGGTGTAAAAAACGTAGAAGTTGCAGCTCCAGGTGTAGGAATCCTTTCAACTTCTCCAATGAACAAGTACATCCACGTTTCTGGAACAAGCCAGGCAGCTCCTTACGTTGCTGGTATTGCCGGTGCGGTTAAAGATGCAAACCCATCTCTTGATTTCAGAGGAATCAAGAAAATCATCCTTGAAACTGTCGATGTAAAATCATGGCTAAAAGGAAAGGTTTCAACTTCAGGACTTGTAAACGCTGATAGAGCAGTGAGAGCTGCCATTCTTTCAAGATCAATGGACTTAACAAAAGCTATTGCTCAGTCAAAGCTAGATGTTCTTCCAAAGTCTGAAGGTGAGAAGTCAGTGAACGCTTACTACCAGGTTCCAAAGAACTGGGTACAACCGCTTCCATCGTCAATTATCTTAAAGTAA
- a CDS encoding AMP-binding protein yields the protein MKMIFHHGSPGAPQDFSHIKKYFPDMEIHLFDRVKKERKGDFEAEIQLGYSFGCVKALKYAAKSDRTKLVILVAPYLFPIKKPGALMKGLLMFDLFRNTALPALAKKSIEKMLKESSHPHPVPETYEKDAKEYFNTERLAHSILEKDISEEKVIKRLEQLKAKNIPVIVIMGEGDQTSYKGANKERQFDPLLVYKNIQIKTIPEAGHALLWTHTKELSTLINESIGKYMTNGNKEKRLGYYPGKDENNNVASFLREHAKSFPTRNILTWVNPEDLKNWNGDINTPLPHRSVKVVELDHLVGILAKEFQNQGIAFGDRVILFLPMSLYMYAAMFALQKMGAIPTFLDSWARRDQMGVSAKVANPRAMISADRAFAYLADVPEIASIPIKIVAGEVKSEIKYNARLEVLLQGKESLGIVPVEKEHTALITFTTGSSGTPKGADRSHRFLAAQHYALNRHLPYDNGDKDLPVFPIFSLNNLAAGVETIIPAIDVGSPAPTDALVLYVQMKSSGVTCTTLSPSLFNALSAYCIEKKLNLDFLKRIVTGGAPISRDDVARMKSVAKNAEILVLYGSTEVEPMAHIEAVEMLAERPHDDHEIVEAGVNVGGLDSGLEYKFIHINKDPVYVKEASDWKKLEVPPGEVGELIVAGEHVCEKYFNNEEAFFRAKIRDERKIVWHRTGDLGKLDKHNNLWIVGRVHNAINRKGQYFFPVRAEIILKKFPFVHKAAFLGIAHPDLIEKTYAVFSTQDSNLNIEEAKAEIRRVMEKNDFVVDEIIHIDDIPMDPRHHSKVEYEILKKKIQGIS from the coding sequence ATGAAAATGATTTTTCACCACGGCTCACCAGGAGCTCCACAAGATTTCTCTCACATTAAAAAATATTTCCCGGATATGGAGATTCACCTCTTTGACCGTGTAAAAAAAGAGCGCAAAGGTGATTTCGAAGCAGAGATTCAATTGGGGTATTCTTTTGGCTGCGTGAAGGCCTTAAAGTACGCAGCCAAAAGTGACAGGACAAAACTGGTGATCTTAGTAGCGCCTTATTTGTTTCCAATAAAAAAACCTGGCGCCTTAATGAAAGGTCTTTTGATGTTCGATCTTTTTCGAAACACTGCTCTTCCAGCGCTGGCGAAAAAAAGCATTGAGAAAATGTTAAAAGAAAGCTCTCACCCACATCCTGTTCCAGAGACTTATGAAAAAGATGCTAAGGAGTATTTCAACACAGAAAGATTAGCCCACTCAATTTTGGAAAAAGATATTTCAGAAGAAAAAGTTATTAAACGCCTGGAGCAACTAAAAGCAAAAAATATCCCGGTGATTGTCATCATGGGTGAAGGTGATCAGACTTCATACAAAGGGGCCAACAAAGAAAGACAATTTGATCCCCTCCTGGTTTATAAGAATATCCAGATCAAAACAATTCCTGAGGCAGGCCATGCACTCTTGTGGACTCACACTAAAGAGCTTTCAACTCTTATCAATGAATCAATTGGAAAATATATGACAAATGGTAATAAAGAAAAACGCCTGGGATATTACCCAGGAAAAGATGAAAACAACAACGTAGCAAGCTTTCTAAGAGAGCACGCCAAGAGTTTCCCAACTAGAAATATCTTAACATGGGTTAACCCGGAAGATTTAAAAAACTGGAACGGAGACATCAACACTCCACTTCCACACCGCTCAGTCAAAGTAGTTGAGCTCGATCACTTAGTAGGAATCCTCGCTAAAGAATTCCAAAACCAAGGCATCGCTTTTGGTGACCGTGTGATTCTCTTTTTACCAATGTCGCTTTACATGTACGCGGCGATGTTTGCTCTTCAAAAGATGGGAGCAATCCCTACTTTCCTGGACTCGTGGGCAAGACGTGATCAGATGGGAGTGAGTGCCAAGGTTGCTAACCCACGCGCGATGATTAGTGCAGACAGGGCCTTTGCTTATCTTGCTGACGTTCCTGAAATCGCTTCTATTCCTATAAAAATTGTCGCTGGAGAAGTAAAAAGCGAAATTAAATACAACGCACGCTTGGAAGTTCTCTTGCAAGGAAAAGAGTCTCTGGGAATTGTACCGGTAGAAAAAGAACACACGGCCTTGATTACTTTTACAACCGGGTCATCAGGAACTCCTAAAGGAGCTGATAGAAGTCACCGCTTCTTGGCGGCCCAGCACTACGCTCTTAACCGCCACCTTCCTTATGACAATGGCGATAAAGACCTTCCAGTCTTTCCTATCTTCTCACTTAATAACCTAGCAGCGGGAGTTGAAACGATTATTCCGGCCATTGATGTCGGCTCTCCTGCTCCAACAGACGCACTGGTTTTATACGTGCAGATGAAATCAAGTGGTGTAACGTGCACGACCTTATCTCCTTCGCTATTTAACGCTCTTTCAGCGTACTGTATCGAAAAGAAATTAAACCTCGACTTCCTAAAACGCATCGTCACTGGCGGAGCACCAATTTCAAGAGATGATGTGGCCCGCATGAAGAGTGTGGCAAAAAATGCTGAAATCCTGGTTCTCTATGGATCAACAGAAGTTGAACCAATGGCCCACATTGAAGCAGTTGAAATGCTCGCTGAAAGGCCACACGACGATCATGAAATCGTTGAGGCCGGAGTTAACGTGGGAGGCCTTGATAGTGGTCTTGAATATAAATTTATCCACATCAACAAAGACCCGGTTTACGTCAAAGAAGCTTCTGACTGGAAAAAACTTGAAGTCCCTCCAGGAGAAGTCGGAGAGTTGATCGTGGCCGGCGAGCACGTCTGTGAAAAATACTTCAACAACGAAGAGGCCTTCTTCCGCGCCAAGATCCGCGATGAAAGAAAAATTGTCTGGCACAGAACCGGAGACCTTGGGAAACTAGATAAACACAACAACCTTTGGATCGTGGGTCGCGTTCACAACGCCATTAACCGCAAAGGTCAGTACTTCTTCCCGGTGCGCGCTGAAATCATTCTTAAAAAGTTTCCATTCGTTCATAAAGCGGCCTTCCTGGGAATCGCTCACCCTGACTTAATCGAAAAGACTTACGCCGTCTTCTCAACTCAGGACTCAAATCTCAACATCGAAGAGGCCAAAGCTGAAATCAGACGAGTAATGGAAAAAAATGATTTTGTGGTGGATGAAATCATCCACATCGACGACATCCCAATGGACCCTCGTCACCACAGTAAAGTTGAATACGAAATTCTAAAAAAGAAAATCCAAGGAATAAGTTAA